The following is a genomic window from Fusarium verticillioides 7600 chromosome 5, whole genome shotgun sequence.
AAGTTGTTCATCTGGTCGGTTCCATAGTCAAGCATAGACTGAACATTGTCGAATTTGCGCTGCAGACCGAACCCGACAATGCTCTCATAgctcttgagagcttctttccaCAGATCGGCGACATCTCGATCATCATTCTTAAgctgcttctccagctccacGCGTTCCTTTTCTGCTACCATTATGGGGACACTATTAGGGACGAAAGGATTGCAGTGCTAGTGTAAAAGAGAGCATGATTCAAGGGCGAAAAAAAAATTGCGAATGGCTCtggggatgaagaacaaaaacGAGGGGTTTATTTGTTGCCTTGCAAGGATTGATGCTCTCGTGCCTCTTTATAACTCAAATCTGTGACACTATTGGCCCAGTACTGGACCAGCTGAATGCACCGTCAGCGGATTTTGTATGCAGTCAGCAATTAACGGCCCATACCAAGGCTTAGCTTATTCATTAGCCTCCATGTTATCATTAATCAACCAGATCGAAAATTGATGCGGTTTTCGGAAACCTTTGCGGGGATATGGTTGATTCCACAATTCCTTCGAACTGCACATTGGTGTCATAGTCGTGATAAAATCATGCATTCAATGTTTCGATTTATCGCCAGCCCTATTTTCCGCAGCCACTTGAAACCCTTCTCGCAATTTCTACGGGGCACGACAAATTACCTCAAATGACCGGTTTAGAGAGAACGAAAACGATCGCATTGTCTTATGCCACCTATATCAAGTAAAAGTGGTGCGATCGCCAAAAATGGTCGGCCCTTTTGACTGCATATGATGGTACtttgttggagttggacaACGGAGGTTACAGTGTCGTCAGCTTACTTGCAGCAAAACAGCCTGTCGCCTAAAATTTGAGGTCTATTGGAAAACATCTCCGGTatcttcgtcatcaaacCCGGGCAGAGCTTCGGCGAATCACCTGAGGTAGCTTGTATATCGGGAGACGGCCGTGGCTTTTAGCAGAGTGGATTTACTGTTGGTTACCAATTTGACGTTCACCCTACCATGGCTATTTCATGCAAGAGGAGTTAAGAGGTACTGCTAATTAGATCGATTGAGGGCCGAAAGGCTTGCCATCCCGATCTCATATCGCACCGTTGCGGACGGCAAAAGCCAGGATATCTGCTGCGTTTGTTTCTTAAACTTTGAGTGGCgcaagagaacaaagcaaaGAGGCACAAACAACAAGCAAGTTCCCCTCACCGAGTCTGTGAAATCATCTATAGAAAAGAAGCATCATTCGCTGGGTTCTTCACCTCTATGCTATGCCAACACCATTAGCTTCCCAAAACTTCACAACGATGAGCTATTCACTTACCAACCTGAACGATGCTATCGCCTCTCTGGAGCCTCAGATGGGCTACATCTGCAAGGTCAGCGGCACGACTGGACTGTCTTTAACCGTTATTTcgggaggaaaagaagcatACGCGAAACATTTCGGCTTCCGGGACCTCGAGGCAAAGGAAGCGCCAGATGGCGATACTACGTACTTCATCGGCTCTGTGACCAAGGGAATGGTGGCAGTCCTCGTGGGAATATTGattgaagaagggaagctCGGGTGGTCTACTCGCGGCGCCCCAATATTGCCCGAGCTCCAAGATTCATTCAACGGCCGTGGCTccgagatcatcatcgctgatcTCTTACCTCATCGCACTGGAGTAGCGCGTAGTGACGCCCTCTGAATTCTCACGCAGGGAATCTCCTACTCCCCAAGTCAGAGAGCCTACGGACCTGGGCTGCTCAACCTGTTGTTAGGGACTTCAGGTCCGCCTTTCTCTACAACTACGCCTACGACGTGGTCGGCCAGATCattgagatggttgagcgGAATAGTCTTGAAGAGGCGTTCAAGGAAAGGATATGGGAGCCGCTGGAGATGCACCGAACGTCTATGGAGGACCTCGCTGGGAATACCAACGCTGCAAAGGCTTATTACGCACTCGAAGATGCCTCTTCATATGAAGTTCCAATTTCGATCATATCAAACAAGCCAATCATGGGAGCGGGCGGGGCTATTCGAAGCTGCACCAACGATCTGGCCAAATACTATACCAGCTTTATGCGGCAGTTAATCATCagttcaacaacaagacgaCCTCAACGCCAGACACGCCATTCAAGCAGCTCACTACAATCCTCCGACCTCACAATCAGCTTGATCTCACCTCTTTACGCGAGCAGTCTTATGCACTGGGCTGGGGGCGTGCACAGCTCCCTTGTCCGTTGGGCACTCTCAGTTACAACTATCTGCTTATTCCCTCATTGCCGTTAATTGGACAGGGAGAATCGGGTTAGCTCATTCTGTATCATGGCGGAAGTATTCAAGGCTTCAACACGACTGTTTACCTCCTTTCGGAAaccaaggaagctgaagatgagcttcatgagAGACGGAAAAAGGCACCAGTCATTTGGACCTCGAGGCATATACAGGCCGCTACTGGAACGCTCTCCACAATTTCCGCATATACGTCAGCGTCGTTAAAGGCCATCTCTACATGACATTTCAAGGTATCGTGAGCGAGACTTATGAGCTCAGGCACTATCATCGCCATTCATGGACATGGAATGTGTCACACGATGAGACTGCCAAGCTTGGACGATATCTAAACAGACCCTGGATATCGTACATAATCGGATTCGATTGCGAGGAGAATAAAGATGCCCACGTGTTACTCTGGATGTATGATGAGGAACACCCAGAGCCCGGGGTCTTCGTACTAGAGGAAGGGTCACGCAGAGGGTGAAAAGAGTGTTCTAAGCTCAAAATCAATCTCATTTACAGCGTAAATCATAATTGTTTTCGATCCAATATCTGCAAGCATACGATTACCCTTCGTATGAATATGAATAACCTGCTGACCCAGTCTGACCTAGATGGGAGGAAACCGTTTATCGTGTACTATGCTATGCCTAAAGTTCTTAAAGTCCATTCGCTCAAACAGCACTGTCATACTTCGCCTGACTAACCGCCGGGGCCTTTGCGCCATAGACGGaaaccatctcatcatgaacaGTCTTCTCGCTGACAATGGCGGCTCCTACCACCGCGTGGTCTGCGCCACCAAACAGTGCATCCATATGCTCGAGAGGAACCCCCTTAGTCTCTGGGATACAAAACCAAACAAATGCAAACAGGAGGACATTGATAGCACCGAACATATACATAGCATAGCTGCCACGAGTTAGTATCCTGAGATCTCAGGTGGACTTCCGGTAACTTACAATCCCTTGGCCGAAAGAAATATGGGGAAGATTTGTTCTGCAGTCCTTGTTAGTAAGAGGCCTAGCAAAAGCGAAACATGGAGACTTACGGAGAATGATACTTGCGATAGACTGACACTGAGTCGTCATAGCGACGGCCTGCGCACGAATGTTCATAGAGAAGATCTCTGACGTCCAGATCCACACCGTCGCACCCCAAGaaggcttgaagaagaacgcgaacagaaacatcaagaagaCAGTTGCGATGCCTACGCTGGGAGACTTAGAGCCATCTTCAAGAGTCGGTGTCTCAGTGACCACAGCCGCGGCGGAAAACATGCAGACTGCCAGGCCCGCAACACcgacaaggaggagaggtCTTCGGCCCACGAGGTCTGTCATCCAAGTGGCGTTCAGAGTAAATAGAATATTGAACGTTCCAGCTAAGGCGTTGATAAGCTGGATTTGGCTGTTTGAAGTAAAGACCTTTTTGTAAATGATGGTGGAGTATGTTGCGAGGGAGTTGTTTCCGGTGAGTTGTTGTCCAATGTTCATAGTAGCCGCGAGGACTAGCGAAGTTAGGCAATGAGCATGGATAGGGCGAGAAAAACTTACGAATGCGCTTTCTGACAGACTTATCTGTCCACAGCAACTTGTATCGGGCCCAAGTGCTgttcccttctttcttttcgaACGCAATAGCTTGTCGTATatcttgcatctcttgagcaATGAGGTCTGGGTCGTCGCGGATTTGCAAGAGGGTATTGTATGCCTCTTCGAATCTGTCATTCTGGACATACCTGCAGCTTGATTAGCATCGTATTCAAAAGATAATCGTGCGAAGGAAAGCATACCATCTTGGAGTCTCAGGGCAGAATAAAAGCCCCgaaatgatgatgacaggaAAGAAGATCTGAAGAAACATGACGATCTTCCAGTcccattcttcaagcctCTCGGCATTTTTGGAGCATGCGTAGTTGATCCAGTATGCGACGAAAGATCCTATAGCAAAGTTAAGCTGCCAGAAACTCATGATACTACCCCGAAGCTTGGCCGGTGCTATTTCGTTGATAAAGACCGGTCCAGCTGGCATCATCAGTCCTTGGCCGAAACCGGTGATGGCACGACCAGCGATGTAACCGCCGATGACCGGAGGTGTAAAGGTCGAGATAAACGTTGAGATAATGACAAGCACGGCGCCTGCCCACATACTCCATTTACGACCAAATCGATCGGAGACAAGAGCAGACAGGAAAACACCTGGAGAGTATAAGCATCGAGCCGATAATATAGAGTGATGGGCGATTACCTGTAATGATGCTGCTTACAGCCATTGCTGTATTGACTGAGCCGATAGTGGATGGCGACTGATATTAAACAGTTCAGTTCAATTATGCGTGAATAGTACTTGTAGGAGAGTATCATACGGGGTTGTTGAAGTAGTTCATGAAATGAACTGATCCCTGGGCTGCGTTGAACGTAGAGGAATCATAGCCATTGACAGCCATGCAAGTGCAAGGAATGAGGCACGAGAACCAGAGGTTCGCCTTCTTGGATCTGAAGAGCATAGTGGGCAAGCGATACCAGACAGACTGGGAAGAACAGTgagaatgttgttgagaagaagaaagtcgTAGACTGAATGAGGTTTGGCATTTTATCTATAGATATTCCGGGGACGGGGGATCCACAATCAGGGCCAGGTCTAGAAGGACACATCGGTACGTAGAGTCCCGAGTTGGACAAGAAGGGTTTAGCAGCGGCCGCCCTATACCGTTGTTTCTGACCATGCATCTCGGACCCTGGATCTACAATGACAAGGTTAGCAGCCACTCTAACTGCTATTTCCGAACTAGTTCTCATGCAGCTACACATGAAATAATTGTTAGTCAGCGGATTAAGTAACCCTGGATGTCACAACATGCCTTTCCCCTCTTTTTTTCCCCGTGATCTCCTCTCATCTTGTCACTACGTGCCTTGTGGAGGAGGTCCAATCGAAAGCAGCACCATGAAACTCCCTACAGCGTGCACCAGGTGCAGAAGGCGGCGCAAAAAGTGCTTCCGGACGAAGCCTGACGGCCCGTGTGATGCCTGtgccaagaagcagaaccATCAGTGCTCGCTCGTCCAGCCACGAGGTGATGTTTCTCCTCAGCCACAGCGCGTCTCGGCAGTCGAGGACCTGAACCCGCAGGCTGCTCTCTCGCAGGACCTCATTGAAGAACTTGTGGAGAATTATATTTACTACATACTTGACAGGCCTCATACGCTCTTCCATCTGCCTACCTTGCGGAATGCAGTGAAGGAAGATACGCTGGGAGATGCTTTGCTGTCTGCGATACTGGCGTTTGGGTGTCGGTTCCATGATAAGCCGGAGATAGCATCGCTTGGGCCTGCTTTCATGGAAAAGTCTAAATActtgctgaagctggataTGGAGAATATCTGTCTTGAGAATATCCAGACATGCGTGTTGCTCGCAAATttgtcatcttcgtcaaAGAACCCAGAGTCTGAGGCTCTGTTTGTCACTCTTGGCATTCGTATGGCTGAGATTCTTGGCTTAGACCAGCCGGACCCGGAGGACTCGGAGGTTCTACGTGAAACAAAATGCAGGGTATGGTGGACACTATTCATGGCTGACCGTTGGAGCTCAGTTGGTCGCAACCTCCGCCGCGCGATGCCGGACTTTAATCAGGAGACTCCTCTACCAATGGATGAAGACTACTTCCATCATCTGGATATTGACCAAGGTACTGACAGTGTTGAGGCGTCGCCCCCGCGCCCCCGCACACTGGGTCTCTGGGCATACAACATCATGCTCGCAAAACAGCTAGGGCCTATTCGAGACCTGAATAAGCAGTGGAATCAGGAGGGTATCTCGGAAGATTACGTGATGCAGCGCGTCGCAGATCTAGCAAAAGGCCTACAGCTCTGGGAAGCTGGTCTCCCCGAGGAAAAGAAGGCAACAGAGGAGAACCTCCAGGCACACAgtgccaagaagcttgggggACCGTTCCTCGCCATACATACAGGCTACCACCAGCATTtcgtgctgctgctgttccgGTTTCTGGACCTGAATCGGGCGCAGACACCCAAGACGATCGAGTACGCCGAGCTGTGCAAGTATCACGCAAGGTCGATTAGTCAACTCGTCAAGCTGTCCCGCCAAGTTCCGAACTGCGCCATGGTCTTTGGAGGAGTGGGATACATGACTGTTGCGTCTTCAGCGGTACTTCTGCACACGCTCATTTTCGGGCAGCAGGATGACACGGCTGATATACGGGCCAAGCTGGAGTCCAACTATGAGACCATCTATGCGCTTCAGAAATACTGGCCTTCGATTCAAAACTCGGTCAGTAGACAGATTTGTGTTAGTGGTTAGTTTCTGACGAGTGCAGGTAAAACGTCTCGAGCTGTTCCAAAAGACTTGTGTGAGGCCCGCGGCAATGCAAACCTACAAGTTCGACAAGTGGATGGTGAGGTTTTTGGTCGAACACCACTTGCCGCTGGATGAGCCCGAAGGGGATCTATCGCCTGGTGCGGTATAACATCGCATTTGGGTTGCAGAGTGAGTATTTGCATTGATAACGGCGTACACAGTATCGAGTTGTAGGATTCCTTTGTAATTATAGTCGTCGCGTCGTTTCGTTCGGCCGGTAGTGCTGGGAGCTTGGGAGGAGAATAGAACTCAGACGCGAGACGGCGGGACGTCTGACCATGATATAAAGCGATAAGGGGTCATATTTATCTTTTCGGGCCGTATCACAAAGTCCCACAGATAGTAAACAACAGCAAACTACTGAATTCTCTAATTCATACGCTAACCAACGTATCGTGAATTTGCGCACCCTAGAGCACCTAGTTTCGTTTGTTGACATCCCATAACTCTCAGCTAATCCCGGAAGTCAAAACTGACCTAGTCCGTAAGCGCTTCGCTGTGTGTGGGGTCAGCGTCGGGATATGCTTGTATAACCCGACGGCTGACAAGTGTCGGGAATCGCTCCAAGACCGCCCCTGCAAAGACACCGTCGGGATTTAGCTCCTTAGACCGACATCTTCAAAGCGTCGGGATACTGCCCAAGACCGCGACAAAGCGGGGCGGCTGAAAAACAGAGATCGTCTGCTGTTGAGTCGTGACATGGATCAATTGGTGCACTTGATGATGGGCTGATGCCGCGGCCACAGAGCTTAGCACGTGATGCACACTCTTCAGGCAATGTCCCTGCTCGGCGAAGGTTTCAATAACGCAGCCAAGTGGCGTGAATATCAGCTTGAGGAACTGGCAAAGCTTGTTACGCCCGCTGCGAACTGTCAACTGCTCTTGGCGGAGGCGAGGAATGTCACTCAATGCGGGGCCCCAGTTGCAATTCTCTACACCACAATCTCTTCAGGTGTGAGTACTAATCACTCAATCAACAGGACTGTTACACAAGGTGTTTTGACAACTCAGCAAGGAAAACTCCCTTGTCACCCTGCGCATCTAGACCTTTTCAGAGGTGCGTAAGCAATCAGATAACGAAAAAGAACCCTCGGATAATCCCGTTGCATATCCCACTAAGTCATGCTGTCAAAAAAGCTAATCCCTGCCCCGACAATGTCGTATAGCGAGTGTCACTAACCTGAATCGTCTGGCTCCAAAAAGTTCCCACTCTGGCAGCCCTAAATTTCCCCAACACAAGATGCCGCCATCCCTGTAACTTGGCAGCTTGTAAAGGTCAAAGCCactgtgatgatgagattagCTGGGGGATTTCACTCCGTATTGTGTAACCTCTTGTCTTAAAATAACATTTACAGCCTTTTTTCTCGCGTACCTCTCTTAGACTTGCCAGATTGGACCCCAACTAGCGGTTAATTAGCTTGCAGCCTGAAACTCTCAGGGTTAAATAGGAAGCTGTCTTACATAAATGTTAAATAGGACTCttcccttcttgttcatACCAAGACTCTGTCTCTCCCTTTTTCGTATTTGCTACAACATCTACATCTCAATCCACTTTGCCAAGAGGACTTTTCTTAGTTATACCCACCAGCCCTCACATCTGGAGACATATACAGCACATACACGCCATCATGAGTCCCTCATGCAGGTCTATCAAACCTCGTTTCACATCGCTATCGCCAAGCCCGGAAATTACAGAAGGGCCGAGAAAGGCTGATAGAGCCTGTGAAAAATGCACTCGTACTAAAAAGAAATGCGATAAATCGTTACCGGGTTGTTCGCGATGTAAGCGGTATGTAGAAGTCTCCCACCACGCCAAGAGAGCTCAGTTTGTCTAACTGGTTAGGCTCAGGAACAAATGCTGCTATGACTATGTATATACTCCCTCGGTCACTACAGTCATAAGGCCGGAGACTATCACAAAATCTCCACCTCACATACCAGGAACGCTCAAGCCATTTCTTGACATTTCCAGCTCTATGATCTTGAGCCTACTTTCTTCAAGAAATGCCATCCCGAGTCATTCTGTTCAACACTATCTGGAGACTATAAATCCCTACCTTACCATAGTCCATCCAGAACTGTTCGCTTTACGCACCAACAGTACAGGTTCTGACTCGTTTTCGGATCAAAAGCTTCAGGACCCTGCGACTACGCTTTTAGTTGTATGCATGCAACTCTTTTCTCAAGACGACGGTTCAGGTAtcaaaggagaagagaatgcTGACAGGGCGGTCTATCGGTCTGCCAAGCAAATATTGAGTGTCTTGCGAGCCATTGAGAGTCCCAGTATCGAGCTTATTCAGTGCTCCATTCTGCTCGCATTTTACGAGTATACCCACGAGGAGCTTGGGCGCGCCTACGTCAGTATTGGAGATGCTAATACCATGGCTTCAATTCTACACGTGGGGCCTGGGAAGTACCGTGAGGATGAGCGGGAAGCTATAGTACCctacgaggaagaagaaaggcgcTGCGTTTACTGGAGTCTTTTCGTGCTCGATCGGCTAGTCCAGACCGactattctcttcttcacatgcCGCACCAGATACCGCCTGCGGTTGTATCTCCTCCCGCGGCGGATGATCTTCTCCCGACGAATCATTTGCTTTGGTATGATGAGGATCAGTCGCCTTATTACATAACCCAGCGATACCCTGCAGACACAGACTTTTCGGTGCCTGTCGGGCCTTTTCAAAGGAACTGTCAATACGCCATGCTCTATACTGGTATTACCCCCCCTCAGTCCCCTGCAGGTCCAACGGCGTTTGAGTTAGGAAGCCATAATGTCACCTCGCCCTCGGTTTTGCCTCTCAGTATTTTAGACCTATAAGCGCTATTTCCTTTTACAAATTTCTATGTTGTATCATGATCTGGAGCTTTTCTTGCCTTATGGTCCGGCACTTCGAGTTATTATTCCTGAACGGAAACCCTCTTAAAGTACACAGGCTTAACGCCATTTTGCAAAGCCAAAGAAACTCCGTTCAATATTCCCGAATCTTCATTACGATGAAAACTGAGAATGAGTTGCTCCCATGTGAACCAATCAATAAATTCCTGAACAACAAACTCTTGGCGTGGAGAAGGTAGAAACCCAAGCGTGTCTCCAGCAAAGTAACTCAACCGATGGTGTTGTGACGAGACATTGTTGACAACCATGATTAGTCTCTTCGTTGTGTCATGTCTGATATCCAgcgtcatcttcaaccctgaATTGACGTACTTGCCCACATAGTCCTCAAGATCCACATTGAACTTCTCTTTGCTTCTCTCTTCATTTCTAAAGCACTCAAAGTCTGCGGCTAGACGGGCATATCTCTCATACTCCGTCTTAGCCCTCTGCTTCGAAACCCTCGACGAAATCTATAGTTGGTTGAAGGTAAAACATTGCCTGTGCAATAGCTTGCGCAGACCAATCCGGTCCATCTCCCAAACTATGAGATTTACCCAACGCCACAATCGCTGATTTAGTCTCTGGAAACAGGTAGAAAGCTGTCAGATATCCCGACATACCGCCATTATGATACAGAGcaagtcttggccttgaggttCGACCAATTACGTGTTCTCTTTGCGGACCATTGAGAGAAAGAATACCCAGCTCTGTTGATGGAATTATCGCGAGAGCAAACCCAAGGCCGTATATATTCTCGCCAATAGAAGACGTAGTGATATTGGCTTtgtgtgatgtgattgtCGGTATCTCTTTGAGGACCGAAAGCTCGTGGTGAATCCCGTCAAGCAGAGCTTTGGCCCATTTCATATCTGTTACATTGGACCAAACACTTCCAGCCGATCCCATTAGAGTATGATCAGCAGCTGTGTCAACTGGCTTTTGCCGGTGTAATGAGTAGtcgtcaaggacaacatAAGGTTCTGCGGCATTGCCATCTGGTAACTTTGTTCGGTTTGTGACAGTTCGATGCATCCCAAGAGGTTCTAAGATCATCTCCTTCAGGAACTCGTACCAAGGCTGGCCTGACTGCTTCTCAATGACTGAGCCAGCCACGGCGTACATGTAGTTATTGTAATGAAAGCCGCTTCGTAAGTCATGaactggaggaagatggcttACAACCTTAAGCAGGACTTCCTTATAAAGGATGTAGTCGCACTCCACCCCCAGCCATGTAAGATCCATATGCGCTAACCCAGTATTATGCGAGAGCGCATCTCGAACAGTTGCCCTTTCACCGATGACAGAATCCACTACACTGCAGAACTGGATATAGCCCCGCAACGGCTTTGTCCACTCCAATTTTCCTTCGTCGACAAGGATACCGCAACACGCAGCAGTGAAGGCTTTCGTAAGTGAGCACAGGAGATATTTGATCTCGGAATCAGCGGGCGCTCGGGACTATACATTGCGGAACCCTCGACTTCCAGTGAAGAGTATTTCTCTGTGATAAGAAACGCCGATACtgattgaagctgagagagtGTTGTCTTGAATTTGATCGAGGATGGGACACAAAGCTTCGATTCTAAGCGGGTTTAGTAACGCCATCCTACTATTAACACACTACGGTTATCCTACCTAGACGGCACAGCATATGAATCCGCGTCCGCGGCCATTTTGCCGTGTTATACTCTGCTATTGGATGAGacgctctcttctcgagagAAATTCCAGGCAAATGGATTTGTAGCTGGG
Proteins encoded in this region:
- a CDS encoding beta-lactamase, which encodes MSYSLTNLNDAIASLEPQMGYICKVSGTTGLSLTVISGGKEAYAKHFGFRDLEAKEAPDGDTTYFIGSVTKGMVAVLVGILIEEGKLGWSTRGAPILPELQDSFNGRGSEIIIADLLPHRTGVARNLLLPKSESLRTWAAQPVVRDFRSAFLYNYAYDVVGQIIEMVERNSLEEAFKERIWEPLEMHRTSMEDLAGNTNAAKAYYALEDASSYEVPISIISNKPIMGAGGAIRSCTNDLAKYYTSFMRQLIISSTTRRPQRQTRHSSSSLQSSDLTISLISPLYASSLMHWAGGVHSSLVRWALSVTTICLFPHCR
- a CDS encoding beta-lactamase codes for the protein MYTFTAACCGILVDEGKLEWTKPLRGYIQFCSVVDSVIGERATVRDALSHNTGLAHMDLTWLGVECDYILYKEVLLKVVSHLPPVHDLRSGFHYNNYMYAVAGSVIEKQSGQPWYEFLKEMILEPLGMHRTVTNRTKLPDGNAAEPYVVLDDYSLHRQKPVDTAADHTLMGSAGSVWSNVTDMKWAKALLDGIHHELSVLKEIPTITSHKANITTSSIGENIYGLGFALAIIPSTELGILSLNGPQREHVIGRTSRPRLALYHNGGMSGYLTAFYLFPETKSAIVALGKSHSLGDGPDWSAQAIAQAMFYLQPTIDFVEGFEAEG